A window of Ornithorhynchus anatinus isolate Pmale09 chromosome 21, mOrnAna1.pri.v4, whole genome shotgun sequence genomic DNA:
aataaaaggaaTTAAGACGAGGAAAAGTTCTCTTTATCCTAAGCAAAGTTCTTTGCTAATTTCCTGGTGCTTGAAATGACCAAAACCTTGCAGTTGACTCGGAATTGTACATTCTGCGTGTGCCCCTTTTTGACCTAATTAGAAACAAGACGTTCAGGGGGCCTGTTTTTAAGTAGGCCGTCCTCCTGGGAGATTTTTCCAGGTTCAATCGTTTTGTCCTTGCACAGGGTGTCCCATCGCACTTGGGGCAGGACGCCGTCGGGAGGCTGGGGGACATTCTCCCGACGGTTCCCCAGCGGCTGATGGAGCCGAGTAGTCAAGGCGCatggagaagcagtacggcctaatggatagagcgtggacctgggaaacattcattcactcagtcgaatttactgaatgcttactgtgtgcagagccctgtactaagcgctatagcgagtacagtaaaacagtaaaagcagacacattccctgcccccaatgagcttaataataataataataatgttggtatatgttaagcgcttactatgtgcagagcactgttctaagcgctgggggagacacagggtaatcaggttgtcccacgtggggctcacagtcttaatccccattttacagatgaggtaactgaggcacaaagaagttaaatgacttgcccacagtcacacagcttccaagtggcagagccgggattcaaacccatgacctctgactccaaagcccatgctctttccaccgagccacactgctctaaattactgggttctaatctcggctccaccacttgtctcctttgtgaccttgggcaagtcactttaacttctcggtgcctcctaccttatctgcaaaatggggatgggggacacggactgtgtccaacctgattatctgctatctacctcaacgcttagaatagtgcctggcacatggtaatggCTTAATTGCCATCTAAAAAATGGGTTCTCCAGGAGAACTGCTTGTCCcgtcatttccccccccccccaccccggagagaaagggggagggcgaGGCAGGAAAACGGAGCCCATTTTTCTCCTCCCGGGTCTTGGGTACTGCTTCCGGCAGGACTGCCCTTGGCTGGGATGAAAGTGGGCACGGTAAGCCCGGCTTCGGGGATGCCCACATAATAGAGGGGTGCCCCCGGGGCGGTGGTGATGTGGCAGTGATTCAGAGCGGCACGCCCGCGGAGTCGGCAAAGGCGGGAAGAGGATCGTTGTAGAGAGCGCAAATATTTTAGGTGCGGGGCGAGATGGAGCTGGAAGGCCGGAGCGGGAATCCCCAGGGGAGAGGCCCGGGGTGggaattgagaagcggcgtggtctagtggttagcgtgcaggcctggaagttggaaggatcCGTGTTGTAATCCTGGCCCCActtcttgtcttctgggtgaccgtggggaagtcacttcccttctctgggcctcagttccctcatctgcaatatggggattaagactgggagccccgtgtgggacagggagtgtatccaaacctgattaacttgtatccccctcagcgcttagaacactgcctggcacatagtaagggcttaacaaataccattaaaaaaaaaaaaaagaattgaagtgactctcTTAACTGGTGAGGCCTCATTTCTTGAAAGACAGGGCAACGAAGTAAATGaggatcaatcggtagtatttattgagggtttactctgtgcagagcactttgagcggacacagtccttgccctcaagaagcggggagtgggaggaggcatagtaaaataaagtacaggcAGGGGGAAGCTGTGGAGTAGAAGGATGTGTGCTTAAGTCAtatgtcggggggtgggggataaGTGCTTAGTGCTGAGGCGGTGCAGGGGTGGTTGAGAGATAGAGTACGGGGATGAGAGATTGAGCAAGAAAGTCACAAGAGTTggaaatcccctctagactgtaagctcagtgtgggcaggggatgcgtctgtttactggtctcttgtcctctcccaaacgcttagtatagcgctctgcacacagtaagcgctcagtaaatactatcgaatgaatgggacTGGAACCTGAAAACGTTTTGGTGAGTTGGGTGGTCTATCTGAggctgaggaagaagggagggccaagtttgggggtggggggcgataaGTGTCCAGGAGAGAGGGGTGTGTGTTTATTCTCTATTTGGTGGTGAAGGGACTTTGGGCGGCGGTCGTTTTGTCTCAGGAAAGcatgcccttagaacagtgctttgcacatagtaggcgcttaacaaaagccatcattattattatgccccgcTCAGCTGCCCTGACAGAGAGCCGACCGGACCTCCGTGAATTTAAAGGAAAATCCAGCCTGGGGGTTCAGCCCAGGAAACATCCCGACCTCAGCTGCACGGTGACCCCAGGCCCCGAGTTTGACTCTTCCGGGCCTCAAATTGGGACGGAGTCCTCATTTCCCGGAGCCGGCAGCTTTGCCGTGTCCCGGTAATCCCAGAAGGAAGGCAGACCCGGGCTCGTTTTGCACAAGCAGAAACTAGGGCAGAGAAGGCTTAAATTGGAGTCAAGGTGACTCAGCCAGGAGGAGCAGGCCCCGAGCCAGGCTCTGTCCGGTGGGCTTTCTCATATGGCGAGTCACTTCCTTCACTTGGCCCAGGTACCCACTCTTGGTAAAGTTCCAGGTAAGACTGCAAACTCCCTGGGGAAAGGGAATGTTTCTTACCAATCGTGTTGTACCGCGCTCCCCTAaaggcttagtccaatgctctgcacataataagacctcagtaaacaccactgattgatggttttATTCCGGGAACGGCCGTAGGACTCTCGGTGCAAGGGAAGCCTCGGGTCAGTGACATTTTTAAAACCTCAGTGAAACGGGCTCGAGACAGCAGCAGCCGTCGGCCGAGGGCTGCCCTCCCCCGGGTTTTCGATCCGCCTTCCGACTGGAATGCAGTGGGGGAATCGGAGCAGTCGTCCGACAAAGCCGGCCGGTGTCGGAACGGCACGGTGAGATGTCACCATGCAAGTTTTCCAAGAATAGAATCTCTGCATTCCAGCTGACTTGGGagtatttattagtagtagtagtaaaaatgacgacgatgatggcgataatgacggtatttgagGCCTTACCCCcttgctaagtactgtactgggTCCTGGGAAAGAcctaagatgatcaggttagacaaagtccccggccctcccggggcacccggtccaagtgggagggagagcgggcattGAACgtccattcgacagatgagaaaactgacgtTCCGACCAGTTAGGTGACAAGAACAAGGTCACGCAagaggccgagcggggattaaaacccggggccTTGGGCTCCTGGACCTGTGTtggttccactgggccacgctgcactCTGTGTGATTGCCCCTtcgagaaagagaggagagagcctgATTGGGAAAGGTGTGAAGCCAGGGTGGCTCCTGGTCCTTCTgcctcaaagccctattaagaagcagcgtggctcaatggaaggagcgcggggttgggagtcagaggttgtgggttctagtcccggctccgccacttgtctgctgtgtgaccttagtgtgatacttaccttctctgtgcctcagttacctcatctgtaaaagggggattaagactgtgagccccatgcgggacaacatgattaccttgtatcgaccccagcgcttagaacagtgcttggcacatagtaagcgcttaacagataccactattattagtattgtcacagttcctccaagaggcattaatTCTTCTGTtcaccagctccctctcccttctgtgtcctccgtgcccttggatctgtgataccgtcccgtcattattattattattgtttgctattcgccccaccctcaaccctgaagcacttctatacatatctttatcttctatacatatctttataaatacaaattatttatattattgtctccctccctcttctagactgtatttCCCCGCCCTCAGcaaccaaagcacttaagtacacatccataaattatttacattaatgtctcgctcctcccgtagactgtaagattactgtgggaatgtgtctttcaactctgttactctgtactttcccaaacgattagttcagtgctctgcgcacagtaagcactcaataaatatgagtgttaagcgcattatgggcagggaatattgccTGCTTGctctctgtcgtactctcccaagtgcttagtgctccgctcatcgtaagcgctccgtaaatacgactgatttccTCCTCCCGTACACAACCGTCCTCATTGGAGAGGTGGTCTTTCGTGGAGACCCCATCCGTTCGGCTTCTGGATTTACCTCTCCACGGAAGCAGCTTCCGCCAAGTTGGCCGAGTCCTCCTGGCCAAAGGGAGGGTTTCGGCCGGGGGAAATCCAAACTAACccgtttggacacagcccacgtcccacgtggggctcacagtcttcacccccttttacagatgagggaactcgggcccagagaagtgaagcgactcgctcaaggtcacacagcagacaggttctcCCCTGGGTTTGTGCCCAGCCGAATGAGTGGAAAATACAGGTAGCTGGGCATGAAGGGGCGAGTCTGTGGGTTGCTGGGTGgatgtacagaagcagcgtggctcagtggaaagagcccgggcttgggagtcagaggtcatgggttcgaatcccagatctgccacttgtcagccgtgtgaccgtgggcgagtcacttcacttctcggtgcctcagttccctcatctgtaaaatggggatgaagactgtgagcctcacgtgggacaacctgattaccctgtatctaccccaacgcttagaacggtgccctgcacatagtaagcgcttaaatgccaacattatcatcattattattcttattattatgtacgTAAGGGTCGGCAGTTCCTCCAGAGGGAGTGTGGGTGGGACAGCCCTAGGATGCCAGTACTCTCAGGTTTTATGATTTCTGTGCTCATCCTCAAGAGCTGTGGGAAAAATTGGCACAGTGCATGTGACGGGCCATGGTGAGGTTGGGCCCAGACTGTGTTTCGGGCCCTGCAGCTTGGGCCACTGATTAGGTGCCCACCTTGCccgaggggaagaggggatggaCAGAGAGTCTCAATAAGCAGGGCCATTCCCCGTCCAGACCAGTGGGCCATCCTGATGAGCCTGCTGACGGGTCATCGGGAGGAGTCCTAGGTCTTTCCTGCCTGAACTCCCCTTTCCTTTTGTCCCACCCCCTCCCgtatcgtcctgacttgctccctttattcatccccgctcccagccccgcgaCACTTAcgtccatctgtcatttattttatctgcattaatgtctgtctctccctctagactgtaagctcgttgtaggcaaggacTTTATCGGTTTAattttctagtgtactctcccaagggcttagtacagtcctctacacgcagtgagcgctcaagaaatacaattgaatgaatagttgccCTCCGGGGCGACctggggcacatcacttcacttccctgggcctcgcttccctcacctgtaaaacaaacggggatgaagactgtgagccccaggtgggacatgaactgtgtccaatctcacatctaccccaaggcttagtacagtgcctggcacatagtaagcactaagataccgtttaagaaagaaaaaaaaaatggggcccGTGCCCCAGGCCAGCCAGCCCTgagcaggggaaggaggctgAGTGGGTGCGTTTCCTTGCAAGtgactttccttctcttcccattcaGATATGCGACCCCGCCCATAGGCTCCTCCCCAGCACCCAGCCTGCCAGCTGGGGAAGACAGTCTGGAATACGTACGGACTCTTTATGACTTCCCCGGGAACGACGCCGAAGACCTCCCGTTCAAGAAGGGAGAGTTCCTCGTCATCATAGAGAAGCCGGAAGAGCAGTGGTGGAGCGCCCGCAACAAGGACGGCCGCGTCGGGATGATCCCCGTTCCCTACGTGGAGAAGCTGATGAAGCCGGGGAAGCACGGAAACAGGAATTCCAACAGCTACGGGATCCCGGAGCCGGCACACGCCTACGCCCAGCCTCAGGCCACGACTCCTCTGCCCTCAGGGCCTGGCGCTCCTGGAGCCGTCATCACCCCTTTGCCATCCACCCAGAACGGACCTGTCTATGCCAAAGCAATTCAGAAAAGAGTACCGTGTGCTTACGACAAGACGGCCTTAGCCCTAGAGGTAAGCGTGACCGATGCCGGCTCTCCGTCGGGCGAGTCCCCCTTGACACACATCCCCTCCTGTTCCCCgccaccaccccccaacccaagaCCGTCCGCCGGCACTTGTCCTTCGTGTACAAAGACCGACCTTCTGATGGTAGAGTTCAACCACCCTGGGCACACGAGAAGGCCGTCCTTTGTCGCGTTGTTCCGTTTAATGTCTGTGCGCCTCATGCTCTCTTCCCTTTGACCTCCGTGGCCCTCATTTCTTCAGAAGGTTTTTCTTGAAGTGAACTGCTCCGCGACAGAGCGTTTACAGTCGGTGAatcgtatttataaagtgctttcttTCTGTACCGAGCAAGTGGGCCAGGACCGtgtaatgatataacagacacgttccctgcccacaatgagcttacagtcttgagaaagCTATTAGGCAGAAGAGGGGAATGAAGACCCAAACAGGACAAGATATCCCGGTAGCGGAGATCTCAGACTCCCTCTGCCAATAGCCTATGGGGGCCTGCCATGGTCTGTCTTCCTTGGGTTTTGGAAAGTTTTTCTTGGGTCCTAATTTCCCGTCAGAGGAACGTCCCTCTAAACGCACCTCTCCGCCGGGATGTGCTGTTGCCTGAGGTTCCCTTAGACCGTTCTCTTTAGGcatttcccctgcccttcctGGCTTTGGGTTACCTGATTTCAGCTTTCTCTCCAGCCCTTGTTCGGGTGTcctgctccttcattcagtcgtatttattgagcacgcactctgtgcagagcactgtactaagctcttgggagagtagagcatagcaataagcagacacgttcccagcccgcaaggagcttccagtgtagagcCTGCTATGGCTCATTCTCATCCCGTGGCCCAACCGGCGAGAGGTGAGCGGAGCTTCGATTCCAGGAGGCCGGCCGCATTGCGGAACCGGAGCCGGAGAGGAAGCTGCCGTTGAGTCGCCGGCGAGGGCGGAGCCAGTGGGCCCCGCTCAGAATCCATGGGCCCCGGGAGTCCAGGCCAGGCCGGAAACACAGCTTCCTTCTCCCGCCTCCCATTCTGGGCTCTGTCCCCCCCAGGTCCCACTGCCTTgtgagtcacttcccctctcagcATGACAGAAGGGCTGACTTTCAGCGGCTCACATGCCTCCAGGAGGTCAGAGAACCCAATGGAGGGTGAACACTGAgtcaatcggtatttattgagctcttactaggtgcagagcactgtactaagctcttgggagaggacagtgcatcagaattagcagtcacgttccctggccacagcgagctgacactctggaggggggagacagacgttaataggtgAGGGGAGCCCACCAAGCCAAACTCCAGAGATACGAACCAGGTCCAAGAAGCACTCCtgagtaagctcgctgtgggccgggaatgtgttgattgttgttattgtactctccccagggcttagtacagtgctccgcacgcagtaagcgctcagtcggtgCGCTCGAATGAACGAACAGCCCTCTGCTTACTGCACTCCTCTAGACGGAGCGGCAGCCACGGCTCCGAACTCCTTCACTTCCTATTTCTGTTTCCACCTGGCCTCGGCTGGACTGATCACCCATAGGACGGGTCAGGTTACGGCCTGCGTCGTTGAGGTTTCTAAAAGAGTGCCTGGGAGGCGGGTAGAAGCAGGGCATCCATTTGAAAAAGCGCCATGGGGACGGACTTAATCATGAGGAGGGGAGATGCGGATTTAAGAGAggttggttgggggtgggggttgcacCATTGCCGggaagggtctgggggagggtCCCCAGTCGGTGGCCACCTAACTGGGGAgtcttgctgacttctctgcatTGGAGACTGTTCTGGATCTCAACCAGGGTTCAGGAACCAATCTCCCCCgtcatttcccccttttctcccgcAGGAGAATTGCTGTTGGTTCGAACGCTGTTCACGCTGGAGAGCCTGGCTTTTGGCCCAGTGAGCGGCCAGTGTTTATGCCGCATGATTACAGGGGAAGAGTTAGATCAGTCGTCTTCcaacaggccagctgaaaagaaGGATCGTATTTGGCTAGGTCGGAGTCCAAGAAATTGCATCTGTCACAAAATGCCGTCTCACCCCCCTGGCCGTTCTGGGTACTTAGGTtcttttttatcatttgtatctggGTTTGTGTGGAAAT
This region includes:
- the CRKL gene encoding crk-like protein, which gives rise to MSSARFDSSDRGAWYLGPVSRQEAQSRLQGQRHGVFLVRDSSTCPGDYVLSVSENSRVSHYIINSLPNRRFKIGDQEFDHLPALLDFYKIHYLDTTTLIEPAPRYATPPIGSSPAPSLPAGEDSLEYVRTLYDFPGNDAEDLPFKKGEFLVIIEKPEEQWWSARNKDGRVGMIPVPYVEKLMKPGKHGNRNSNSYGIPEPAHAYAQPQATTPLPSGPGAPGAVITPLPSTQNGPVYAKAIQKRVPCAYDKTALALEVGDIVKVTRMNINGQWEGEVNGRKGLFPFTHVKIIDPQNPDETE